A region of Flavobacterium album DNA encodes the following proteins:
- a CDS encoding T9SS type A sorting domain-containing protein: MNQIYNFIKGMLSLPRKVREEGAFTSLPERQGGGLFSMTAFVAVAVLLLFGSASSYAQTTYYSKSAATDFNSTASWGTGTDGTGAAPAAISNADNFVIANNSAMALSGNAAVRQLTINAGSLTVSANTLTVSTATTFDSSFTVNTGGTFTISGGSLIVNGNVLFNSGSNFNQSGGIISVDGNNGGSVTGSVATGTQIFAIGSIATGYSAGTVSLTGGKIIIVDPHAAAGTNDYAFNVNASSTAMNITAGTGHTLQIGDGVSTDAGGNATNGFWVYFWYGTGAFKPGNYVINSAAGTNRFVFQQYRSIVGGDLTITKGELVLSSTGPYIFAGNISVDGTLTSISQVILGNGSYTGGTSYSETPATVPQTVSGTGVFRNALTSPTANFATLSINNSTIAGVTISGYNNIASQPANSMSVSGTLEFKTGRVGTTGGASVVLGNSSPAAGTLTYNAGTGFKTGTTFGRWYTATGTGTNFAAGSDATGTASRYPFINSFGVDRSAWIERTTPSGAGVVAITYNETAGVSTIAATDGATAVDVKSNDTWAVSMPAGTPTATSFKIQLQAPTLFGGLLASASARVIQGTTFVGTHQAGTTTPGAQRIGLTQAELTAAPFSIAASSADTPFVSVASGNWNDPATWNKNMVPSCTDVVTITAATSVTSNSAGNVAKNLTINTGGSLIVASGDLTIGCTLNNNTFVNNGTLTVSGGTLNVNGNMTHSSASIFNQSGGNINVDGNAAGVAANSVASGTSIVQLNSNMIFWTGGTLTIVDPHANSTASNVLAYNNASNVNVTAGHTLRFGNGLSTDAGGNATNGFRIAANAGSGRISFNNFVIDALAGTNRYVTTASAFGINGDLTINANSEFRQGSTTYVAGNIYNNGSYVNTSTLYFGKFIDGTAGPAVNAQMLTGLGTFTNAATGSTANVTSLTVNNTSVGGVTISSPISVSGTLTLTAGKVNTSLTSQLTLGTATAAGTLTGGSDTAYINGPFARTIASGNANTNYILFPVGKTTYAPIWLAPATTSVSVMKAEAFDVNAGTPDTGIANLSATRRWEAPLLSGTMTSLNVRMSNAVFTTDNIPVMAPSAAGAYAGSFGSPATYVAGPPATIQSNNAVAAAAYTGFLSFATLSPCTGVPAPGNTIASQNAICLGSSVALSVQNAVAGSGVTYQWQSSPDNITYTDISSATGTTYTATPAQPTYYRLNVTCASGPSTGSSTPVQITFANNITSVTPAARCGEGTVSLAAEANSGATVKWYAAATGGAPVGTGSPFVTPSINATTTYYAAALTATTGTTVIGTASTLTGDTEQPTAFNNRWPSYKQQIIYSASELSAAGLVAGNITSLAFNVATLGSAATNPNFTVKIGTTAGTSFANTTYLTPTFTTVFGPATYTHTATGWQTINFTTPYSWDGTSNIVLEFTMSGADLSNNTQTYYTDTTVNTVNWIYSNNTSTTGTLSSKRPNITFGGQVGCLSGRVPVVATVVTPPTFTLSAATAAICNGQSVTVTATAGAADFDTYVWTPSTGVTGNATTGWTFTPTATTTYTLNASQSTGGMCATSRTVTITVNALPGVISVTPPAGPVCTNTIVPLTAAGASVSATATIGTATTQTGDTEELTSFNNRRVTYKSQTIYTAAELTAGGLQAGNLVSIAYNISSIGTAATNPNYTVKIGTTALTAFPDTSYLSEASFTTVYGPVNQTHAVGLNTITFSTPYLWDGVSNIVISVSMSGADGLYNAQTYYTDLGANTTLYNYNDLTATAGTISTKRFNVLIAQSFSNPVTWSPVTNLYTDAAASVPYVAGSNASVVYVKSATPVATTYTATATNASNCTRTATAEVNTVNCDIDWANVQWPASGTITTCEDFTIYAQVYKAGVTEAAGQGANITAWIGISTTNTDPSTWAESSWHLATFNLQVGNNDEYMYTVSGLPAGTYYYASRFRFLTGSNYYGGYVGGQWDGTTNVSGTLTVNGTAAPTAAATQTFCNAGTVAGLAATGTAIKWYSAATGGTALDGTTALTNGGVYYASQTVGGCESSTRAMVTVTVNTPAAPTAAATQTFCNSGTVAGLAATGTAGATISWYAAATGGTALDGTTALTDGGVYYASQTVNGCESATRTMVTASVGVIAAPVAVASQTVCNSGTVADLVATGVAGATITWYTAATGGTVVPSTTALTNGGVYYASQTVGTCESTTRTMVTATINTVAAPVAAASQTVCNAGTLADLAATGGAGATITWYAAATGGTSLPATTALTNGGVYYASATISGCESTTRTMVTVTVNTVAAPVADASQTVCNSGTLADINATGGAGATITWYAAATGGTALPLTTALTNGGVYYASAMVSGCESATRTMVTATVSVVDAPTVTTVQPTCTTATGTITVTAPVGAGFMYSIDGTNFQASPVFAGVDTGSYTLTAKNASNCTATASVSIDAAPSAPAQATVTTVQPTCSAATGSVTVTAPIGAGYTYSIDGTNFQAGTAFTGLVAGTYNVTVQAAGGCTSVSAPITINAAPAGPDAPTGEATQVITVDAAADATIEDIVVTATGTITWYATEEDALSGSNALATGTQVTDGTTYYGTQTIEECESAPIAVTVDVVLGKEDFNISAFRYHPNPVKDVLNISYSSEISAVMVYDLLGQKVLSKQPNVNEVKLDLSGLADATYIVNVTVGDTVKTIKVVKKQ; this comes from the coding sequence ATGAACCAAATCTACAATTTCATTAAGGGAATGCTTTCGCTTCCCCGGAAAGTCAGGGAAGAAGGTGCTTTCACGAGCTTGCCGGAAAGGCAGGGCGGAGGGCTTTTTTCCATGACGGCCTTTGTGGCTGTGGCGGTGCTTTTGTTATTCGGAAGCGCCAGTTCCTACGCCCAAACGACGTATTATTCAAAGTCTGCAGCTACAGATTTTAATAGTACCGCGAGTTGGGGGACCGGAACAGACGGTACAGGAGCTGCTCCTGCCGCAATTTCAAACGCTGATAATTTTGTCATCGCTAACAACTCGGCAATGGCACTATCAGGAAATGCGGCTGTACGTCAGCTGACAATCAACGCAGGTAGCCTTACTGTGAGCGCCAACACGCTTACCGTAAGCACAGCAACTACGTTTGACAGCAGCTTTACGGTTAACACGGGAGGTACATTCACGATAAGTGGTGGTAGCCTTATTGTTAACGGTAACGTACTGTTCAATTCAGGCAGTAATTTTAACCAGTCGGGAGGTATAATATCTGTCGATGGTAATAACGGAGGCTCTGTTACGGGCAGCGTTGCTACGGGTACGCAAATATTTGCCATTGGTAGTATAGCAACAGGTTATTCTGCCGGGACAGTTTCACTAACAGGCGGAAAAATAATAATTGTCGATCCGCATGCGGCGGCAGGGACGAACGACTACGCTTTTAACGTGAATGCTTCTTCTACAGCAATGAATATCACGGCTGGTACGGGACACACGCTTCAGATAGGTGATGGTGTTTCTACCGATGCGGGTGGTAATGCCACAAACGGTTTCTGGGTATATTTCTGGTATGGCACAGGGGCTTTTAAGCCGGGTAATTATGTTATCAATTCCGCAGCCGGAACAAACAGGTTTGTATTCCAGCAATACAGGTCTATTGTGGGTGGCGACCTTACGATTACAAAAGGTGAGTTGGTGCTTTCGAGTACCGGCCCGTATATATTTGCCGGCAACATATCTGTTGATGGCACGCTTACTTCCATATCTCAGGTTATCCTTGGCAACGGTAGCTATACCGGCGGCACATCTTATTCGGAAACGCCTGCTACAGTGCCTCAAACTGTTTCGGGTACAGGTGTTTTCAGGAACGCATTAACATCCCCTACAGCAAACTTTGCTACGTTGAGTATTAACAACTCGACAATCGCAGGTGTAACTATTTCCGGCTATAACAACATTGCAAGCCAGCCGGCAAATTCAATGTCTGTTAGCGGTACATTGGAATTTAAAACGGGCAGGGTTGGTACTACAGGCGGCGCTTCGGTTGTTTTGGGTAATTCATCACCTGCTGCCGGTACGCTCACATACAACGCCGGTACTGGATTTAAGACAGGAACAACTTTCGGAAGGTGGTACACTGCTACGGGTACGGGAACTAATTTCGCAGCAGGTTCTGACGCAACTGGTACTGCATCAAGGTATCCTTTTATAAACTCATTCGGTGTTGACAGGTCGGCCTGGATAGAAAGGACAACCCCATCCGGGGCGGGAGTAGTTGCGATCACTTATAATGAGACAGCAGGCGTATCAACCATCGCTGCAACAGACGGAGCAACTGCCGTTGATGTGAAATCGAATGATACATGGGCCGTATCTATGCCTGCAGGTACACCTACGGCAACGTCATTTAAAATACAGCTCCAGGCGCCGACTTTATTTGGCGGCTTGTTGGCGAGTGCCAGTGCAAGGGTAATACAGGGAACAACTTTTGTAGGTACGCACCAGGCGGGTACTACTACGCCGGGTGCACAAAGGATAGGGCTTACGCAGGCTGAACTTACAGCAGCGCCTTTCAGCATAGCTGCATCTTCGGCTGATACCCCATTCGTTTCGGTGGCCAGCGGTAACTGGAATGACCCTGCTACATGGAACAAGAACATGGTACCTTCATGTACCGATGTGGTTACGATTACAGCCGCTACTTCGGTAACTTCGAATTCAGCCGGTAATGTTGCCAAAAACCTTACCATCAACACCGGTGGTTCGCTTATTGTTGCGTCTGGCGACCTAACGATAGGCTGTACCCTGAACAATAACACTTTTGTAAATAACGGCACGCTGACGGTTTCGGGTGGAACATTGAATGTGAATGGAAACATGACACACAGTTCAGCCTCGATATTTAACCAGAGCGGCGGTAACATCAATGTTGATGGTAATGCCGCAGGCGTTGCTGCAAACTCGGTAGCATCGGGTACTTCAATTGTACAATTAAACAGCAACATGATTTTCTGGACAGGTGGTACGCTAACGATAGTAGACCCTCATGCAAACAGTACTGCTTCGAATGTTTTAGCATATAATAATGCTTCGAACGTGAACGTAACGGCAGGGCATACGCTTCGTTTCGGGAACGGCCTTTCAACCGATGCGGGCGGAAACGCAACTAACGGATTCCGCATTGCTGCAAACGCAGGATCGGGAAGGATCTCGTTTAATAATTTTGTTATCGATGCGCTTGCTGGTACCAACCGCTATGTAACCACAGCTTCTGCTTTTGGTATTAACGGCGACCTGACAATCAATGCTAACAGCGAATTCAGGCAGGGCAGCACAACTTATGTTGCAGGCAATATCTATAACAACGGGTCGTATGTAAATACATCGACATTGTATTTTGGTAAGTTTATTGACGGTACCGCAGGGCCTGCTGTAAATGCGCAAATGCTTACCGGCCTTGGTACATTTACAAATGCTGCTACAGGATCTACAGCGAATGTTACATCTCTTACGGTAAACAATACAAGTGTTGGCGGCGTTACGATCTCGTCACCAATCTCAGTAAGCGGCACGCTTACGCTGACAGCCGGAAAAGTGAACACCTCGCTTACCAGCCAGCTTACTTTAGGTACTGCAACGGCTGCGGGTACTTTAACAGGAGGCAGTGATACGGCTTATATCAACGGGCCTTTTGCAAGGACTATCGCTTCGGGCAATGCCAATACAAACTATATCCTTTTCCCTGTAGGAAAAACAACGTATGCCCCAATATGGCTTGCACCGGCAACAACTTCGGTGTCAGTTATGAAAGCCGAGGCATTTGATGTAAACGCAGGTACACCGGATACAGGCATCGCGAACCTTTCTGCTACAAGAAGGTGGGAGGCGCCTTTGCTTTCCGGAACAATGACAAGCCTTAACGTGAGGATGAGCAATGCTGTCTTCACTACGGATAACATTCCTGTAATGGCTCCGTCAGCGGCGGGTGCATATGCCGGTTCTTTCGGAAGCCCGGCTACTTATGTTGCAGGCCCTCCTGCAACCATACAGTCAAATAACGCAGTTGCTGCAGCTGCCTACACAGGATTCCTTTCGTTTGCAACGCTAAGCCCTTGTACAGGCGTACCGGCTCCGGGCAATACCATCGCTTCACAAAATGCGATCTGCTTAGGTTCATCGGTTGCTTTATCGGTACAGAATGCGGTTGCCGGTTCGGGAGTAACTTACCAGTGGCAAAGCTCGCCGGATAATATTACTTACACAGATATTTCTTCGGCAACAGGAACTACTTATACTGCGACTCCGGCACAGCCAACTTATTACAGGCTTAATGTAACCTGCGCTTCCGGCCCTTCGACAGGATCTTCTACACCGGTGCAGATAACATTTGCAAACAACATTACCTCGGTAACGCCTGCTGCACGATGCGGCGAAGGTACAGTATCGTTAGCAGCTGAGGCAAATTCCGGCGCAACCGTTAAATGGTATGCTGCTGCTACCGGAGGCGCTCCTGTGGGAACAGGTTCTCCTTTCGTAACACCTTCGATTAACGCTACTACTACTTACTATGCTGCAGCGCTTACTGCAACTACAGGTACAACAGTAATCGGTACGGCGAGTACACTGACAGGCGATACAGAGCAGCCGACAGCTTTCAATAACCGTTGGCCGAGCTACAAGCAGCAGATCATATACAGTGCTTCTGAATTATCGGCAGCGGGTCTTGTAGCAGGAAACATTACATCGTTGGCATTTAATGTGGCTACTTTAGGAAGTGCTGCTACAAATCCTAACTTTACCGTTAAGATAGGCACTACTGCCGGTACGTCATTTGCTAATACGACTTACCTTACGCCGACATTTACAACGGTATTCGGTCCTGCAACTTATACGCACACTGCTACAGGCTGGCAGACTATAAACTTTACCACGCCATATTCGTGGGATGGTACTTCGAACATCGTGCTTGAATTTACAATGAGCGGTGCAGACCTTAGTAATAATACCCAGACGTATTATACCGATACTACTGTTAATACCGTAAACTGGATATATAGCAATAATACTTCTACTACAGGTACGCTGTCTTCAAAAAGGCCTAACATTACTTTTGGCGGACAGGTGGGATGCCTCTCAGGAAGGGTTCCGGTTGTAGCGACTGTGGTTACTCCTCCAACATTTACCCTGAGCGCTGCGACTGCTGCAATTTGCAACGGACAATCTGTAACAGTAACCGCTACTGCAGGTGCTGCTGATTTTGATACTTATGTGTGGACACCTTCAACAGGCGTAACAGGCAATGCAACAACGGGATGGACATTCACCCCGACTGCAACAACCACCTATACGCTAAATGCTTCGCAATCTACAGGCGGGATGTGTGCTACAAGCAGAACAGTTACCATTACGGTTAATGCGCTTCCGGGTGTAATATCGGTAACGCCGCCTGCCGGCCCTGTGTGTACTAACACCATAGTTCCGCTAACGGCTGCAGGTGCCTCGGTTTCAGCTACAGCGACCATTGGTACAGCTACAACCCAAACTGGAGATACAGAAGAACTCACTTCATTCAATAACAGAAGGGTAACTTACAAGAGCCAAACCATATATACGGCTGCCGAATTAACTGCGGGCGGCCTTCAGGCAGGGAATTTAGTGTCTATAGCCTATAATATCTCATCAATAGGTACAGCGGCTACAAATCCTAACTATACTGTAAAAATTGGTACTACAGCGCTTACAGCATTCCCGGATACTTCATATTTGAGCGAAGCTTCGTTTACAACTGTATACGGCCCGGTTAACCAAACCCACGCTGTTGGCCTGAATACCATTACATTCTCTACGCCCTACCTTTGGGACGGAGTATCGAATATTGTAATTTCTGTTTCAATGTCAGGGGCCGACGGCTTGTATAATGCCCAAACGTATTATACCGATCTTGGCGCCAATACTACGCTGTATAATTATAACGACCTTACCGCGACTGCAGGTACAATTTCTACAAAGAGGTTTAATGTGCTTATTGCACAATCATTTTCAAATCCTGTAACATGGTCTCCGGTAACCAACCTCTATACAGATGCTGCGGCTTCAGTGCCTTACGTTGCGGGAAGCAATGCATCGGTTGTTTATGTTAAATCTGCAACACCTGTAGCCACTACTTATACAGCAACTGCAACAAATGCATCAAACTGTACAAGGACTGCAACTGCGGAAGTAAATACAGTAAACTGCGATATCGACTGGGCTAATGTTCAGTGGCCTGCGAGTGGTACCATAACTACATGTGAGGACTTTACGATATATGCGCAGGTGTACAAAGCCGGTGTTACCGAAGCTGCCGGACAGGGAGCTAACATCACAGCGTGGATAGGTATTTCCACTACAAATACAGATCCTTCGACATGGGCTGAATCAAGCTGGCACCTTGCAACATTTAATCTTCAGGTGGGTAATAATGACGAATATATGTATACTGTTTCAGGCCTGCCTGCCGGTACGTACTACTATGCAAGCCGATTCAGGTTCCTGACCGGTTCCAATTACTACGGAGGCTATGTAGGCGGACAATGGGATGGCACTACAAACGTAAGCGGTACACTGACTGTTAATGGTACAGCTGCCCCAACAGCAGCAGCTACGCAGACATTCTGTAACGCAGGCACGGTTGCCGGGCTTGCAGCTACAGGAACTGCCATCAAGTGGTACAGCGCCGCAACAGGCGGAACTGCACTGGATGGTACGACCGCACTTACTAACGGAGGTGTTTACTATGCATCACAGACAGTAGGAGGTTGCGAAAGCTCAACAAGGGCAATGGTTACAGTTACGGTTAATACACCGGCTGCGCCTACCGCAGCAGCAACACAAACTTTCTGTAATAGTGGCACTGTTGCAGGACTTGCCGCAACAGGTACGGCCGGAGCAACCATCTCATGGTATGCAGCCGCTACAGGCGGAACAGCTCTGGATGGTACTACGGCGCTTACTGACGGAGGTGTTTATTATGCTTCACAAACGGTTAATGGCTGCGAGAGCGCTACAAGGACTATGGTTACAGCATCTGTAGGTGTTATTGCTGCTCCTGTAGCTGTTGCATCGCAAACAGTTTGTAACTCGGGCACCGTGGCAGATCTTGTTGCGACTGGTGTTGCAGGAGCTACCATAACATGGTATACTGCAGCGACAGGTGGAACGGTTGTACCGTCAACTACGGCGCTTACAAATGGCGGTGTATACTATGCATCTCAAACTGTAGGCACTTGCGAAAGCACTACAAGGACTATGGTTACTGCAACTATTAATACAGTGGCTGCCCCGGTAGCTGCGGCATCCCAAACCGTATGTAACGCAGGCACACTTGCTGACCTTGCTGCAACAGGCGGTGCAGGAGCAACCATCACATGGTATGCTGCTGCAACAGGAGGTACTTCGTTACCTGCAACTACAGCGCTTACAAATGGCGGTGTGTACTATGCATCGGCAACGATATCAGGCTGCGAAAGCACTACGAGGACTATGGTTACTGTAACTGTGAATACAGTGGCTGCCCCGGTAGCTGATGCTTCTCAAACAGTTTGTAATTCAGGTACCCTTGCTGATATAAATGCTACAGGCGGTGCAGGAGCGACGATTACATGGTATGCAGCTGCAACAGGTGGAACCGCATTACCTCTTACAACTGCACTTACAAATGGCGGTGTATACTATGCATCAGCTATGGTTTCAGGATGTGAAAGCGCAACAAGGACAATGGTTACTGCAACGGTTTCTGTTGTTGACGCACCAACTGTTACTACGGTACAGCCAACTTGTACTACAGCTACAGGTACTATTACGGTTACGGCACCGGTTGGCGCCGGATTTATGTATAGTATAGATGGTACTAACTTCCAGGCTTCACCGGTTTTTGCTGGTGTTGATACCGGTTCTTATACCCTGACTGCGAAAAATGCATCAAACTGTACAGCGACCGCATCGGTATCAATAGATGCTGCGCCTTCAGCTCCGGCTCAGGCAACTGTTACTACGGTACAGCCAACATGTTCGGCTGCTACAGGTTCTGTTACAGTTACTGCACCAATTGGCGCCGGATATACATATAGTATTGACGGAACGAACTTCCAGGCTGGAACTGCATTTACAGGCCTGGTAGCAGGCACTTACAATGTAACAGTTCAGGCTGCCGGTGGATGTACATCTGTTTCTGCTCCGATTACCATAAACGCGGCTCCGGCTGGCCCTGATGCTCCGACAGGAGAGGCTACGCAGGTAATTACTGTTGACGCTGCTGCCGATGCAACGATTGAAGATATTGTTGTTACAGCTACAGGTACTATTACATGGTATGCTACCGAAGAAGACGCGCTTTCAGGCTCTAATGCTTTGGCAACAGGCACACAGGTAACAGACGGTACTACCTACTACGGAACACAGACTATTGAAGAGTGCGAAAGCGCGCCTATCGCTGTAACGGTAGATGTTGTGTTAGGTAAGGAAGACTTTAACATTAGCGCTTTCAGGTACCATCCGAACCCTGTGAAAGATGTACTGAACATATCGTACTCGTCTGAGATAAGCGCTGTAATGGTATACGACCTGCTTGGTCAAAAAGTATTGTCAAAACAACCTAATGTAAATGAGGTGAAACTTGACTTGTCCGGCCTGGCAGATGCAACATACATCGTAAACGTGACTGTAGGCGATACTGTGAAGACAATTAAAGTTGTAAAAAAGCAATAA